A single region of the Triticum dicoccoides isolate Atlit2015 ecotype Zavitan chromosome 2B, WEW_v2.0, whole genome shotgun sequence genome encodes:
- the LOC119361494 gene encoding putative callose synthase 6, whose protein sequence is MSMASTGGRSRRQRQLPMVPRNITIRTEGFSNEDDDSELVPSSLAPIVPILRAANTIEDENPRVAYLCRFTAFEKAQTMDPNSSGRGVRQFKTYLVHRLEKDEKETFRKLASTDAKEIHKFYEQYCRKYLEGFQDRKLDEMGQYYQTASVLYDVVKTVSPPTGRDTKFDQYAKGVEKEKASFSHYNILPLNISEPPPHVMEIPEIKAAVALLRCIDNLPMPKPDMSTTNVPEDIEGPIVLDLLDWLWQTFGFQKGNVENQKEHLILLLANMDMRGSGNVHQDERQSQIHRNTFHHLMKKVFKNYMSWCRYLHLKSNIKIPKDASTQQPELLYIGLYLLIWGEASNVRFMPECLCYIFHRMAGDLYDILSNGSGDPFDPPFKREGSDGAFLQRVIQPIYNVIQNEVAMSKHGTVSHSKWRNYDDMNEYFWSKKCFKQLGWPMDPASDFFMNPVKTKNDIQAHFWILEGTYFATERDQTLV, encoded by the exons ATGTCCATGGCGTCGACCGGCGGGCGGTCGAGGCGGCAGCGGCAGCTGCCAATGGTGCCGCGGAACATCACCATTAGGACGGAAGGGTTCTCCAACGAGGACGACGATAGCGAGCTGGTGCCGTCCTCCCTCGCGCCAATCGTCCCCATCCTCCGCGCGGCCAACACCATCGAGGACGAGAACCCGCGCGTCGCCTACCTCT GCCGGTTTACTGCATTCGAGAAGGCGCAGACAATGGATCCAAACTCAAGTGGGCGTGGTGTTCGGCAGTTTAAAACCTATCTGGTGCACAGGCTGGAAAAG GATGAAAAGGAGACATTCCGCAAGCTTGCGTCGACTGATGCAAAAGAGATTCACAAGTTCTATGAGCAGTATTGTAGAAAATATCTGGAGGGTTTTCAAGACAGAAAGTT GGACGAGATGGGTCAATACTATCAGACTGCATCCGTCCTATACGACGTGGTAAAAACTGTGTCACCTCCAACTGGGCGTGACACCAAG TTTGATCAGTACGCGAAAGGGGTTGAAAAGGAGAAAGCTTCCTTTTCACATTACAACATATTACCCCTTAATATTTCAGAACCCCCACCACATGTAATGGAAATACCTGAG ATAAAAGCAGCAGTGGCGCTTCTTCGCTGCATAGATAATCTTCCAATGCCAAAGCCAGATATGAGTACGACTAATGTGCCTGAAGATATAGAAGGACCTATTGTTCTTGACTTGCTCGATTGGCTCTGGCAAACATTTGGATTTCAG AAAGGTAACGTGGAGAATCAAAAGGAACATTTGATTTTGCTACTTGCTAACATGGATATGAGAGGAAGTGGTAATGTTCACCAGGATGAAAGACAAAGTCAG ATACATCGCAATACATTTCATCACTTGATGAAGAAAGTTTTTAAAAATTACATGTCATGGTGCCGGTATCTGCATTTAAAGTCAAACATCAA AATTCCAAAAGATGCCTCCACACAACAACCAGAGCTTCTTTACATAGGGTTATATTTGCTGATTTGGGGTGAAGCTTCTAATGTTCGCTTTATGCCTGAATGCCTTTGCTATATCTTCCACCGT ATGGCGGGGGATTTGTATGATATATTATCTAATGGAAGCGGAGACCCTTTTGACCCACCCTTCAAGCGAGAGGGGAGTGATGGTGCATTTCTACAGCGGGTTATCCAACCCATCTACAATGTTATTCAAAAT GAAGTTGCAATGAGTAAGCATGGTACTGTTAGCCACTCAAAGTGGAGAAACTATGATGACATGAATGAATACTTTTG GTCAAAGAAATGCTTCAAACAACTTGGATGGCCAATGGATCCAGCCTCTGACTTTTTCATGAATCCTGTGAAAACTAAAAATGATATCCAG GCTCACTTTTGGATCCTTGAGGGGACATATTTTGCAACCGAGCGAGACCAAACTTTGGTGTAA